In Acidimicrobiia bacterium, one genomic interval encodes:
- a CDS encoding aldo/keto reductase, whose protein sequence is METRVLGGDGPSVSVVGLGCNNFGMKIDEDAARDVVHAALDAGITHFDTAEMYGGGRSEEFLGAALAARRDGVVIATKFSPRPADEAYAPGALRKRIHDACESSLRRLGTDRIDLYYQHYPDPEGPVDETLQALHDLVKDGKVLHLASSNVSAEQVEAAAGVAEARAFARFVATQIEWNLLARGVEAEVVPAARRANVGIVPYFPLASGMLTGKYKRGEEFPEGSRFAVMAYFASVANDANFDRVEALTEFAEARGHSMLELAIAWLAAQEGVGTVICGATTPEQVRANAAAAAWQLTADDLAAIP, encoded by the coding sequence ATGGAAACTCGTGTACTGGGCGGTGACGGCCCGTCGGTGTCGGTGGTCGGGCTCGGCTGTAACAACTTCGGGATGAAGATCGACGAGGACGCGGCGCGCGACGTGGTGCACGCCGCGCTCGACGCCGGCATCACGCACTTCGACACCGCCGAGATGTACGGCGGCGGCCGGTCCGAGGAGTTCCTCGGCGCCGCGCTCGCGGCACGGCGTGACGGCGTGGTGATCGCCACCAAGTTCTCGCCCCGCCCCGCGGACGAGGCCTACGCGCCGGGCGCGCTGCGCAAGCGGATCCACGACGCGTGCGAATCCAGTCTTCGTCGTCTGGGCACCGATCGGATCGACCTCTACTACCAGCACTACCCGGATCCCGAAGGTCCGGTTGACGAGACGCTCCAAGCTCTCCACGACCTGGTGAAGGACGGCAAGGTCCTGCACCTCGCGTCGTCCAACGTGTCGGCCGAGCAGGTCGAGGCCGCGGCGGGGGTCGCGGAGGCGCGTGCGTTCGCGCGCTTCGTCGCGACGCAGATCGAATGGAACCTGTTGGCGCGCGGCGTCGAAGCCGAAGTGGTGCCCGCGGCGCGCCGCGCGAACGTGGGGATCGTGCCCTACTTCCCGCTCGCGTCCGGGATGCTCACCGGCAAGTACAAGCGCGGCGAGGAATTCCCCGAAGGCTCGCGATTCGCGGTCATGGCGTACTTCGCCTCCGTCGCGAACGACGCCAACTTCGATCGAGTCGAAGCACTCACCGAGTTCGCCGAGGCGCGCGGGCACTCGATGCTCGAGCTCGCGATCGCATGGCTGGCGGCGCAAGAAGGGGTGGGCACGGTCATTTGCGGCGCGACGACTCCCGAGCAGGTGCGCGCGAACGCGGCGGCCGCGGCCTGGCAGCTCACCGCGGACGACCTCGCCGCGATCCCGTGA